A single region of the Glycine max cultivar Williams 82 chromosome 20, Glycine_max_v4.0, whole genome shotgun sequence genome encodes:
- the LOC100797628 gene encoding E3 ubiquitin-protein ligase RHA2A, with the protein MGLQNQLNDVSSGSIPLLVLAQIATCVNYLRSMLFALLQTLGLCRFHSDQIVDERFLAAVGSGLAGLIMLSDQLTLSSQFFHHHHAGAGGHDHHPCVVCQATFEDGDQVRMLPCRHVFHRRCFDGWLHHYKFNCPLCRSPLFSDERVAVTERRLGQQLISWFSLH; encoded by the coding sequence ATGGGTTTGCAAAACCAATTAAACGACGTGTCGTCGGGTTCGATTCCGCTGCTGGTCTTGGCGCAGATAGCGACCTGCGTCAACTACCTCCGCTCCATGCTTTTCGCGCTTTTGCAAACCCTTGGTCTGTGCCGATTTCACTCCGACCAGATCGTTGACGAGCGCTTCCTCGCCGCCGTCGGATCCGGCCTCGCCGGACTCATCATGCTCTCCGATCAGCTAACCCTCAGCAGCCaattcttccaccaccaccacgcCGGCGCCGGCGGCCACGACCATCACCCCTGCGTCGTGTGCCAGGCCACCTTCGAGGACGGCGACCAGGTCCGCATGCTCCCCTGCCGCCACGTCTTCCACCGCCGCTGCTTCGACGGCTGGCTCCACCACTACAAGTTTAACTGCCCACTCTGCCGCTCACCGCTCTTCTCCGACGAGCGCGTGGCCGTCACAGAGCGCCGCCTCGGCCAGCAACTCATCTCTTGGTTCTCTCTTCACTGA